A single window of Solenopsis invicta isolate M01_SB chromosome 3, UNIL_Sinv_3.0, whole genome shotgun sequence DNA harbors:
- the LOC120357377 gene encoding uncharacterized protein LOC120357377 — protein MYTLVELKGENYGDPAVGYMELRREKSLCHIRGKVCPEHRVNNKAYTVSMLVNEETERVEYIRCEDCAVSEGGCKHAIAFLMWVHRRSEEPEPTATVCYWKKPRLAQVGANVRSMKAKDLLPSKQTPVLPNSTGFLQTVLQEMEKRNFDCQLSRHFVHVKSHTDLSMHSLMLKFYNTSTCKDADSFLNFASSEIDIESCKKVAKDTIHQSESTLWKELRYGRITASRIYEIVHCKTPQGSLAEQIIGAFKIRDTDAMERGRRLEQEVVKILEENLQITLHRSGLLLNPNFPVIGASPDAVAENFVVEIKCPFSLKSEERYITKENRIGNKYFAQIQLQMFMQNVKIGYFCMAKHDFETSQSIIVICVNYDEQFVMEMINNAMIFWKQNVFPLLLNGVAK, from the exons ATGTACACTTTGGTAGAGCTGAAAGGTGAAAACTACGGCGATCCAGCAGTTGGATATATGGAATTGAGACGGGAAAAGAGCTTATGCCATATCAGAGGAAAGGTTTGTCCTGAGCACAGAGTGAACAATAAGGCGTATACTGTATCGATGCTAGTCAACGAGGAAACTGAGAGAGTCGAATATATTAGGTGCGAAGATTGCGCAGTTTCAGAAG GTGGTTGTAAGCATGCCATCGCTTTCCTTATGTGGGTTCACCGTCGAAGCGAAGAGCCTGAACCGACAGCGACGGTCTGCTATTGGAAGAAACCTCGATTGGCACAAGTTGGAGCTAATGTAAGAAGCATGAAAGCAAAAGATTTGCTACCATCGAAACAAACTCCAGTTCTTCCAAACAGTACTGGCTTCTTACAGACTGTATTGcaagaaatggaaaaaagaaattttgactGCCAACTGTCAAGGCATTTTGTCCATGTAAAATCTCATACAGATTTATCGATGCACtcattaatgttaaaattttataatacttctaCATGTAAAGATGCCGATAGTTTTTTGAACTTTGCAAGCTCCGAAATAGATATAGAATCATGCAAAAAAGTTGCAAAGGATACCATTCATCAAAGTGAATCCACATTATGGAAGGAATTAAGATACGGAAGAATAACTGCATCTCGGATATACGAAATAGTGCATTGCAAGACACCACAAGGATCATTAGCTGAGCAAATAATTGGTGCATTCAAAATAAGAGATACTGATGCCATGGAACGAGGCAGACGCTTGGAACAAGAAGTAGTGAAGATATTGGAGGAAAATCTTCAAATTACATTACACCGTAGTGGATTACTGTTAAATCCAAATTTTCCTGTCATCGGTGCTTCTCCTGATGCAGTAGCCGAAAATTTTgttgttgaaataaaatgtcCGTTTAGTTTAAAATCTGAGGAGAGGTATATCACGAAAGAGAATCGGAtaggtaataaatattttgctcaAATTCAGTTGCAGATGTTTATGCAAAACGTGAAAATAGGTTATTTTTGTATGGCGAAACATGATTTTGAAACTTCACAAAGCATTATagtaatttgtgttaattaTGACGAACAATTCGTAATGGAAATGATAAATAATGCCATGATTTTTTggaaacaaaatgtttttccgTTGCTTCTCAATGGAGTAGCAAAGTAG